From one Candidatus Chromulinivoraceae bacterium genomic stretch:
- a CDS encoding O-antigen polymerase, with product MKRLGKSIKGYLLLAVVLCSVFANLFVNYAETHAAADPATLYAAPEVLADAVASEFRTSLALCLTSGGGNNLVDGSGDTLTAKHAAQGPWFADTNEVRPGILVWGNADDYISCYDLISYNPAKALGLLDNVKLACAMGLVRTDGQDCLTDPKQSDFTDKNIGGDKNKVYANLDAHRTNASAPPTGGWNDAQRYLDVMETMTTFCKGSAIANVGGPLATPSVAAQYHDSIYNVVDSSGGVTQVYYNVPDHGKKAMLMNYPDNFNWLEVSCGDLAKHSTQYASAYAAYVKTHPQSQASTPTTNPNNGGNDSPPTCTISGIGWIVCPVMRFMSQVTDQAYGVVSDMLTTPALDTGTGSAMYQAWSIMRNFANVAFVIAFLVIIYAQITGFGVSNYGIKKLLPRIIIAAILVNVSYWICAIAVDVSNILGSSLKGLLEGAGKQLYVSGQDFTKTGSPGWDALTVSVIAGTVAVAVLYAGLSVLVPILLMALLAVITVVIVLTARQAIIILLVVISPLAFVAYLLPNTESWFKKWRELFTSLLMMFPIIAVVFGASSLASSVLMQASTTQSTNPTSGFMVMVLHIMAAGVTVIPLAITPVLMKTTTGVLGKIGGFVNNPNKGPFDRMRKGAAGYRENRQEYRKLKGMTGYRSLPGKGVAVRRSSQRAAVLQNRKNELKRADANYIATLAQNDPKFVGKLAQGGGAGAEMRALAGAVNIKAKIEADEISAANVVMTNLNVSREDARKLSQGGSAAGLDGAESAVKIAAMQRVINSHDTEGVNKLLDSAGGMDEKTRIAFADSLASSKEKPTYVSQSALNDIRQHGNDKIDPATGKPQIDPATGDTVKISAPNSTELAVTAINKNAYSVDKIANGDKDELAFIASVAADPAHTTDNTNLSKNASEALTNSRYAGQISKNKSEVEDLSML from the coding sequence ATGAAAAGACTAGGTAAAAGCATAAAGGGTTACTTGCTACTCGCCGTAGTGCTTTGTTCTGTGTTTGCCAATCTTTTTGTTAACTATGCCGAGACTCATGCAGCCGCAGACCCAGCGACATTATATGCAGCTCCTGAAGTTCTGGCGGATGCCGTCGCCAGCGAGTTTCGTACTTCATTAGCACTCTGCCTTACATCGGGTGGCGGCAATAATTTGGTAGATGGTTCCGGAGATACACTAACTGCAAAGCACGCCGCTCAAGGCCCCTGGTTTGCAGACACAAACGAAGTGCGTCCTGGAATTTTGGTTTGGGGGAACGCAGACGACTACATTAGTTGTTACGACCTCATTAGCTACAATCCAGCAAAAGCACTTGGTCTTTTAGACAACGTGAAGCTCGCCTGCGCGATGGGATTGGTGCGCACCGATGGCCAAGATTGCCTCACTGATCCTAAACAGAGTGATTTTACAGATAAAAATATTGGTGGTGACAAAAATAAGGTATACGCAAACCTTGATGCGCACAGAACGAATGCTTCAGCACCGCCAACGGGTGGTTGGAATGACGCCCAGAGATATCTTGACGTTATGGAGACGATGACCACCTTCTGTAAGGGGAGTGCGATTGCTAACGTTGGAGGGCCACTCGCAACTCCGTCGGTTGCCGCTCAATATCATGACAGTATTTATAATGTTGTTGATAGTAGCGGGGGTGTAACACAGGTATACTACAACGTTCCAGATCATGGCAAAAAAGCTATGCTAATGAACTACCCTGATAACTTTAACTGGTTAGAAGTATCGTGTGGAGACTTAGCTAAACATTCGACGCAGTATGCATCAGCATACGCCGCCTATGTAAAAACACACCCGCAATCACAAGCATCGACCCCTACGACAAATCCGAATAATGGCGGTAATGATAGCCCACCGACGTGTACTATTTCAGGAATAGGTTGGATTGTTTGTCCAGTTATGCGTTTTATGTCACAGGTAACAGATCAAGCATATGGTGTCGTGAGCGATATGCTTACTACACCCGCCCTCGACACAGGCACCGGTAGTGCTATGTATCAAGCATGGTCAATTATGCGTAACTTTGCAAATGTGGCATTTGTTATTGCATTTCTCGTTATTATATATGCGCAAATTACCGGCTTTGGAGTAAGTAACTACGGAATTAAAAAGTTATTACCTCGCATTATTATTGCAGCTATTCTTGTAAACGTATCCTACTGGATATGCGCCATTGCTGTTGATGTTTCCAATATCCTCGGTAGTTCACTTAAGGGTCTCCTCGAGGGAGCCGGCAAACAATTGTACGTTTCAGGACAAGACTTCACTAAAACAGGAAGTCCGGGATGGGATGCACTTACTGTTAGCGTTATTGCGGGTACGGTAGCGGTTGCGGTGCTATACGCAGGACTTTCCGTTCTAGTTCCAATTCTACTCATGGCGCTCCTCGCCGTTATAACGGTTGTTATCGTACTTACCGCCCGACAAGCAATCATCATTCTTTTGGTAGTTATTTCACCTCTAGCATTTGTCGCATACCTGTTGCCAAATACAGAGAGCTGGTTTAAAAAATGGAGAGAACTCTTCACCTCTCTTCTTATGATGTTTCCAATTATAGCTGTCGTGTTCGGAGCGAGCTCTCTTGCGTCCAGTGTTCTTATGCAGGCATCAACCACGCAAAGTACAAACCCAACTAGCGGTTTTATGGTAATGGTTCTTCATATTATGGCAGCGGGAGTAACTGTTATTCCGCTAGCTATCACACCGGTGCTCATGAAAACTACGACTGGTGTTCTTGGTAAGATCGGTGGCTTTGTCAATAATCCAAATAAGGGTCCTTTCGACCGTATGCGTAAAGGCGCCGCTGGATATCGTGAGAACCGTCAAGAATATCGCAAGCTTAAAGGTATGACAGGTTATCGTAGTCTCCCAGGAAAAGGCGTCGCCGTACGACGATCTTCTCAACGAGCGGCAGTACTTCAAAATCGCAAAAACGAATTAAAACGTGCCGATGCTAACTACATTGCAACACTTGCGCAAAATGATCCAAAATTTGTCGGTAAACTTGCGCAAGGTGGAGGCGCTGGTGCGGAAATGCGTGCTCTTGCGGGTGCCGTTAACATCAAAGCAAAGATTGAAGCAGACGAAATTTCAGCAGCAAATGTTGTCATGACAAATCTTAACGTTAGTCGCGAGGATGCACGAAAGCTATCACAAGGTGGATCCGCAGCTGGTCTAGATGGGGCTGAGTCTGCGGTGAAGATAGCTGCAATGCAGCGTGTCATTAACTCCCATGATACCGAAGGTGTCAATAAACTACTCGATTCAGCCGGTGGTATGGACGAAAAAACACGCATTGCTTTTGCTGATAGTCTGGCATCCTCTAAGGAGAAACCAACCTACGTTAGTCAAAGCGCACTCAATGATATTCGTCAGCACGGAAACGACAAGATCGATCCAGCAACCGGCAAACCTCAAATCGATCCAGCAACCGGCGATACAGTAAAAATCTCGGCACCAAATAGCACAGAACTTGCCGTTACTGCAATCAATAAAAATGCCTACTCCGTTGATAAAATTGCTAATGGCGACAAGGATGAGCTTGCATTTATCGCCAGCGTTGCCGCTGATCCTGCACATACAACTGACAATACGAACCTCAGTAAAAACGCCAGCGAAGCACTCACAAATTCACGTTACGCTGGTCAGATCAGCAAGAACAAATCAGAGGTCGAAGACCTCAGTATGCTTTAA
- a CDS encoding PrgI family protein — protein MAVYKVPQDVEADDKLIGPFSFRQFIYLIIVAISIAIGWGLSRLFIPLAIIPLPIVVLFGALALPLKKDQPMEIYLAAVVSFYLKPRRRLWQPDGIQSLVEITAPKVIEIKRAKDLSETEAQQRLSYLANIVDTEGWAVRGIDTNSAMQNDAYYEAQQQEDVLDASSGVAQSFDSMINQSDVRRRQDMIERMRQTTQAPTPTVPIIAAPTVDPYANLTPTAPTTDEPRLTYNPYPTSIHQSVINPLGTKPQPEQPAPVVATIQPSIPTVLAPQAPPIETTTSETIVSPDIINLANNSDLSIETIAHEANRIHQKEEKLPEEEVVISLR, from the coding sequence ATGGCCGTCTATAAAGTACCACAAGACGTTGAAGCTGACGACAAGCTGATTGGACCATTCAGTTTTCGTCAGTTTATTTACTTGATCATCGTCGCCATCTCTATTGCGATAGGATGGGGGTTGAGTCGACTATTCATTCCGCTCGCGATCATCCCACTTCCAATTGTCGTATTGTTTGGGGCGCTCGCGTTGCCGCTCAAGAAGGACCAGCCAATGGAAATCTATCTAGCTGCCGTGGTGTCATTTTACTTAAAACCACGCAGACGCTTATGGCAGCCCGACGGTATACAATCACTCGTTGAGATAACAGCACCGAAGGTGATTGAGATAAAACGCGCAAAAGATTTATCTGAAACAGAAGCGCAACAGCGGTTGTCCTACCTTGCTAACATCGTTGATACTGAAGGATGGGCAGTCCGAGGCATCGACACCAATAGCGCAATGCAAAATGACGCGTACTATGAAGCGCAGCAACAAGAGGACGTACTTGATGCTAGTAGTGGCGTTGCGCAATCTTTTGATTCAATGATTAACCAATCCGATGTACGGAGGCGTCAAGATATGATTGAACGTATGCGTCAAACCACTCAGGCTCCTACACCTACTGTGCCCATCATTGCAGCACCGACTGTAGATCCGTACGCAAATCTTACTCCTACAGCTCCAACCACAGACGAACCCCGTTTGACATATAATCCATACCCAACGTCAATTCACCAGTCTGTTATTAACCCCCTCGGTACAAAACCTCAGCCTGAGCAACCAGCACCTGTAGTGGCGACTATTCAGCCGAGTATTCCTACAGTACTTGCACCGCAAGCACCACCCATTGAAACAACCACTAGCGAAACTATAGTGTCGCCTGATATAATAAACCTTGCAAATAACTCCGATTTGTCGATAGAGACAATTGCGCACGAGGCAAACCGCATCCACCAAAAGGAAGAGAAACTCCCCGAGGAGGAAGTTGTTATATCGTTACGCTAA